In Candidatus Saganbacteria bacterium, a single window of DNA contains:
- the ruvX gene encoding Holliday junction resolvase RuvX, with protein sequence MRILAVDHGTKRIGIALSDPLGTTALPVTVIANDAKLFDNIKKLAEDYEAGEIVVGLPKALDGSMGLSAEKVIDFVKKLKGKIRIPVMTYDERLSTAAAQKMLIGADMRRSQRKMVIDKIAAAYMLQSYMDSKKRERKTDE encoded by the coding sequence ATGAGAATACTGGCGGTTGATCACGGCACAAAAAGGATCGGCATCGCCTTGTCAGATCCTCTGGGCACGACGGCCCTGCCGGTGACTGTCATTGCCAATGACGCAAAATTGTTCGATAATATCAAAAAGCTGGCTGAGGATTATGAGGCCGGCGAAATAGTCGTCGGGCTGCCTAAAGCTCTTGACGGAAGCATGGGCCTCTCCGCGGAGAAAGTCATTGACTTTGTGAAGAAACTGAAAGGCAAGATAAGAATACCGGTCATGACTTATGACGAGCGGCTATCGACCGCGGCAGCGCAAAAGATGCTTATCGGGGCCGATATGCGGCGCTCGCAGAGAAAAATGGTCATAGATAAAATAGCGGCAGCCTATATGCTCCAAAGTTATATGGACTCGAAAAAACGGGAAAGAAAAACCGATGAATGA